CGGTGGTGGAATTACAGCTTGAATGTCGTGTTCCCTGTGCGGACGCAGGTCTGTCTATTGTGCGACCGCCCGATGCAGCCGGTGGCTTTGATGTCCGGCAGCCGACCGCCTGGCGCTGGCGAAGACAGCGCGCCGCCCGAGCGAGTGTGCCTGTTCTGTATCCAGGACACACGGTACGCGATGGGTGATGCCAAACCGAGGTCCATCTCGGTTTCCGGGCGGCAACTGCCGGTATATCCCGCCATGCCTTACGAGGGCTTGGCACGCACCGCGATCCGCAAATGGAAGTACGACGGGGTGCTTGCGTTGACGCCGTGGTTTGGGGACCAAATCGCGAGCGTCGTCCGCAGGATTGCGGCGAGATATCCTGTCGATGCCATGACGCCAGTCCCGACGTCCGTCGATCGCTGGCGCAAACGCGGGTATCACCATGTGGGACTGCTGGCTCAGGATGT
Above is a genomic segment from Alicyclobacillus cycloheptanicus containing:
- a CDS encoding ComF family protein; this encodes MFPVRTQVCLLCDRPMQPVALMSGSRPPGAGEDSAPPERVCLFCIQDTRYAMGDAKPRSISVSGRQLPVYPAMPYEGLARTAIRKWKYDGVLALTPWFGDQIASVVRRIAARYPVDAMTPVPTSVDRWRKRGYHHVGLLAQDVARKSGVAVLDALVRHQDMGRGFTQSQTAKSAAERRRSLVGAYEARAGMAVAGRRILLVDDVVTTGATMECCARALLAAGAADVICAAISVVERGRA